A region from the Mesorhizobium sp. J8 genome encodes:
- a CDS encoding IS630 family transposase (programmed frameshift): MVRPLSDDLRERVVAAVLSGESRRSAAKRFGIANSTTVKLLQRHQATGSVAPGKMGGHRKRVLEPHRAFIVERINQTSDLSLHRLKDELAARGVKVSHNAVWQFLRREGLSFKKTLFALEQARADIARRRQRWRSWQAGLDPQCLVFIDETWIKTNMAPLRGWGPKGKRLRGLAPHGHWRTLTFLGALRCDRLAAPCVFDGPINGQCFRAYVEQQLITVLKPGDIVIMDNLGSHKSAAIRQMIKAAGARLWYLPPYSPDLNPIEQAFAKIKHWMRQAQKRTVEDTWRHIGHLVEAIEAAECKNYFENAGYASVKT; the protein is encoded by the exons ATGGTTCGACCTCTTTCCGATGATTTACGCGAGCGGGTTGTTGCGGCGGTTTTGAGTGGCGAGAGCCGCCGGTCGGCCGCCAAGCGGTTCGGTATCGCAAATTCGACAACCGTGAAATTGTTGCAGCGTCATCAGGCAACCGGCTCGGTGGCGCCGGGCAAGATGGGTGGCCACCGTAAGCGGGTTCTGGAACCGCATCGAGCCTTCATCGTGGAGCGGATCAACCAGACCTCTGATCTGTCGCTACATCGGCTGAAGGACGAGTTGGCCGCGCGCGGGGTCAAGGTCTCGCACAATGCGGTGTGGCAGTTCCTGCGCCGCGAAGGGCTAAGCTTC AAAAAAACGCTGTTCGCCCTTGAGCAGGCACGTGCCGATATTGCCCGTCGGCGCCAGCGATGGCGATCCTGGCAGGCCGGCCTCGATCCCCAATGCCTGGTCTTCATCGATGAGACCTGGATCAAGACCAACATGGCTCCCCTGCGCGGCTGGGGGCCGAAGGGCAAGCGGCTGCGCGGCCTGGCTCCACATGGTCATTGGCGCACGCTGACTTTCCTCGGCGCGCTGCGCTGTGATCGGCTCGCGGCACCTTGCGTCTTCGACGGACCGATCAACGGTCAATGCTTCCGCGCCTATGTCGAGCAGCAGCTCATCACCGTGCTGAAGCCCGGCGACATCGTCATCATGGACAACCTGGGCAGCCATAAGTCGGCGGCCATCAGGCAGATGATCAAAGCCGCTGGCGCCAGGCTCTGGTACCTGCCGCCCTACTCACCGGACCTCAATCCGATCGAGCAGGCCTTCGCCAAGATCAAGCACTGGATGCGCCAGGCGCAGAAACGCACCGTCGAGGACACTTGGCGACACATCGGCCACCTCGTCGAAGCCATCGAGGCAGCCGAATGCAAGAACTACTTCGAAAACGCCGGATACGCTTCCGTCAAAACATGA
- a CDS encoding LysE family translocator yields MSIEFLLTSLIIVASPGTGVLYTLSAGLSRGARASVVAAFGCTLGIIPHMAAAITGLAAVLHTSAVAFETLKYLGVAYLLYMAWNTLKEKGGLSIDEDAAPRSTARTITTGILVNVLNPKLSIFFFAFLPQFVSTTEPHALPKMLELSGVFMLMTFVIFAVYGVFAASVRSHIVTRPKVLTWMRRSFAAAFVMLGAKLALADR; encoded by the coding sequence ATGAGCATCGAATTCCTGTTGACGTCGCTGATCATCGTGGCTTCGCCCGGCACCGGCGTCCTGTACACGCTGAGCGCCGGCCTTTCGCGCGGCGCGCGCGCCTCGGTCGTCGCCGCCTTCGGCTGCACGTTGGGTATCATCCCGCATATGGCGGCCGCCATCACCGGCCTTGCCGCTGTGCTGCACACCAGCGCCGTCGCCTTCGAGACGCTGAAATATCTCGGCGTCGCCTACCTGCTCTACATGGCCTGGAACACGTTGAAGGAAAAAGGCGGTCTCAGCATCGACGAGGATGCCGCGCCGCGCTCGACCGCCAGGACCATCACCACCGGCATCCTGGTCAACGTGCTCAACCCGAAACTGTCGATCTTCTTCTTCGCCTTCCTGCCGCAATTCGTCAGCACCACCGAGCCGCACGCGCTGCCCAAGATGCTGGAGCTCTCCGGCGTCTTCATGCTGATGACCTTCGTCATCTTTGCCGTCTATGGCGTGTTCGCGGCCTCGGTGCGCAGCCATATCGTGACGCGGCCGAAAGTGCTGACCTGGATGCGCCGCAGCTTCGCCGCTGCCTTCGTCATGCTCGGCGCCAAGCTGGCCCTGGCCGATCGCTAG
- a CDS encoding SDR family NAD(P)-dependent oxidoreductase, producing the protein MTSANSTLTGKVALVTGASSGIGEATAAALAAAGAKVAVAARRADRLEALVARIDKAGGVALAIEADIAKASDIVAMVDKVVSEWGRLDILVNNAGVMLLAPAAEADLDDWRRMIELNLIGLMATTKAALPHLKASKGHIVNVSSVAGRVANPGAAGYAATKFGVVAFSEALRREVYADKVRVTVIEPGLVRTELGDHITNAEFKAGLEHRLATMEALTAEDIANAIFYAVSQPPRVNVNEILIRPTDQER; encoded by the coding sequence ATGACATCCGCAAATTCAACACTCACGGGCAAGGTAGCGCTCGTCACCGGCGCCTCGTCAGGTATCGGCGAGGCGACTGCCGCGGCCCTTGCCGCGGCCGGGGCGAAAGTCGCGGTCGCCGCCCGTCGTGCCGATCGCCTCGAAGCACTGGTTGCCCGCATCGACAAGGCGGGCGGCGTCGCTCTCGCCATTGAAGCCGATATCGCCAAGGCCAGCGACATTGTCGCGATGGTCGACAAGGTCGTATCCGAATGGGGGCGGCTCGACATCCTCGTCAACAATGCCGGCGTCATGCTGCTTGCCCCCGCGGCCGAAGCCGATCTCGACGACTGGCGGCGAATGATCGAGCTCAACCTGATCGGCCTGATGGCGACCACCAAGGCGGCGCTGCCGCATCTCAAGGCCTCGAAAGGCCATATCGTCAACGTCTCCTCGGTGGCCGGCCGCGTGGCCAATCCGGGCGCGGCCGGTTACGCGGCGACCAAGTTTGGCGTCGTCGCCTTCTCGGAGGCGCTGCGCCGGGAGGTCTATGCCGACAAGGTGCGCGTCACCGTCATCGAGCCGGGCTTGGTGCGCACCGAGCTCGGTGATCACATCACCAATGCGGAATTCAAGGCCGGGCTCGAACACCGTCTCGCCACTATGGAAGCGCTGACTGCCGAGGATATCGCGAACGCCATCTTCTATGCCGTCAGCCAGCCGCCAAGGGTCAACGTCAACGAGATACTTATCCGCCCGACCGATCAGGAACGCTGA